GACCGGCAGTTTGTTTAGCGATTTTTCGGCGGCAGTTATCAACAACAACGATGTACGTATTGTTTGGCAATGAGAGAGTTTTGTTCAAAAAGGTAACATAATATTGCTTTTGTATTTTTGCAGGAACATGCCAAACTGCTGACGGCGCTGGATAAAAATGGTATCCTGGTGCAACTGTCCGCGAAGCATACGGGCGGTGCATTGCAGATCCTGATGACGGCGACCAACAATTCGCTCACCACCCTCGAGCAGTATCTTTTCCAAGTAAGACTTGCATTCAACTTCATTTAATCATCGAAACTGTTTATCTTATTAATGCTTTGTTCTCTCTACTTTAAAGGCGGCCGTTCCGAGAAGCTTCTCCCTGCAGATGCTCTCCCCATCGGGCTCTACGTTACCACCCGGTGGAACGATAACGCAGGAAATGCGTGTTACTAGCACAGCTAAGGTAATGAAGCCCTGCAAAACAAGTCCTTTTAATTAATTACTAATTGATTGCGCATTCTTTTACGGTACAGGCAACGCTAAGAATGCGTCTTCGAATATCGTACCAGTCGGACGGCAACCCGGTGCAGGAGCAAACCGAGGTATCCGGCTTCCCGGAGGAACCTACCGAATGAGacgcaaacgcaaacaacTCCCGGTACACCGAAACGACGGCACCAGCAGCGTTGCAGCATCCAGCAAcggcaccaacagcagcagccaagcCACTGTTGCTACTGCCCGCCGGTGTTTAATTAAgtattctctctctccctctcttacTCTCTGCTGTTTCTATTTGCAATACGTTTTCCGCACCACAAGCGGGTCCCTTTACTCGCGAAGGGGCTGGGTGTGTGTCTTTCAATGTCCAAGAGcttaatttatgtttattttgtgttatttttgttgcGTGAAAAGGTGTCTGACGTCACAGGCACGTCTATGTACTAGCTTCAATTGTATAGATTTGTAGTAGCTTataaaagaaagcaaaggTTTTTATCTCATTTTGGACTCAACTCTTCCATCCATTGATTTTAGTTTAGTCGACCCGTAagctttggttttgtttgtaatgCAATGGATAATGGGATGAAGAGAGAAGCGGAGAAGGAGGAAGAGGGATTAGATTTACCATGCTCTGCAAGGAAGCCATCACTTTCCACTACTACTTCCTCAGGGTGTCGGTCACCCACTTCCTGCTAAATCGTAAATCGGGATCCACTGTTTAGAAAGCAATTGCAGAACAAAGTGTCAACAAATCAGTGCGGGGCGATAAGAAACATAGGAAGGTtcgcaaagagagagagctatACTCAAATGCGGCAGGGAATGGAAATTAATTTGTCTTTCGATTCACGTCCCCAATACACCTCTCCATTCTTTCACTGAGCAATTGTATTATTCCAGgccagaaaaaaaagctgcttCGTTTGGGACATTATGCTGCCCCGTCCCGGACAGATAGCTAGTAATATAAAGAAGAATGATAAAGAATGGGAGTGAATGTGTTTCGCATAAGCGAACGTGTGTTTGGCTTGAATGTGATTGTTCTGTTAGCGAgagtgtgtaagtgtgtgtggtgcgaaCATTATGCATTATGCGTTTGTATATACCGATTTTTGCTGTGCATAATAATAGTAGAAAAAAAGGCATGGAGGGCAGTGTAAAACGCGATAATTGTATCAAACTAAGGAAAGGTTTTACTGCACGGTATCTTACTAAACTAATTCTCCACTGCTGATGCCGCGTGCTCCCTCTGAATGCTATGTGTTTGGTAATGTTGTAGGGGAAGCCAAGTGTAAAAGACATCAAAACGCCTCTCACATCATAGCTTGTACGGTAATTCATAACCAGCGCGCTGTTACGCTAACGGAAGAAAACGCGAGAAAAGGATTGCTCCAACGCgagtagcaaaacaaaaaaacgaggaACTCATAAGCTTTAGAGGAGGGGGCAAAGGAAGAGATAAGATATATGGAAACTGGAAAGAGTTAACGTAGGCAATACTTTGAACACTTTTAGGGAAACATATACAATAGTATAAAAATATCAACCACACAACACCGCACTCCAGTCAACCAACCAAGCAACCAACACAATATACATCTACTTATAGGAACCCGCTACTAAAACAAGTGCAAGTGAAATTAAGCATGAAACacttacaaaaaaacatattaatgTGTGGCTCAAGCAGGTGTGTAGTGTCGCGCGCGTTACAAGAATGTTTGGAAGCATTTGATTGTTGATCGTGTTGTAAAACGCATTCGTATTCTTGATAATGGACCctagatgatgatgatgatgatggtgaccCGCCGGATGGTACTAGTTAAggtggtgtgtatgtgaatgTGTCCCCATAAATCAAGAAGAAGCTGTGTTTCTGTGTAGTGTGTAATTAACAAGTCGAACGCGTACACCCTTCCCCGATCAAGTGATCTTCCCCGTCACAACACAACTGACTCTGATACTCCCCCGTTCCTAGTGCGCTAAAGAGAGGATCCCATCCTTAAAGagcaaagaaagagagaaagagagaagaatgAAAATGGGGTAGGCAAAAAAGCGAAAGAGATTGTTCCCTGGTGCGCGGTGATGAGTGTGAGATCAGCTCAAAAAAGGTAGAaatatgaagaagaaaatagtGTGGCCACGCCACCGGATCTGGTGTTTTCCGTCCAATCGAAATGAGAAACCCCGAGCAAAAAGCAAAGTGGAGAATTACAGGCGGAATAGTGACGTTTATTAGCGCAAGATAGAAGCAAATTGGGAAGACACGGACGCGCATGAATACATATTTACAACACCGTACACAGTAGCAATGGTATGTGTTAAAACTTCCCTTTCTTTTTCCCTTCTCAACTTACTACTTTTTGTGTGTAAgactttttgcttttgcagaaTATAACCTAGTAAGCGCTGGAATTTGTGTTATTATTTAGTTTGGTTTTCCTCTTTCTATGTGATGTTTTGTATGGTTTCACCTTTCATCTTTCTAATTATCTTTGTAGtaattacatttttgtttgcgctttttctatttttttttattgatttttttttgaaaattctcATCCAATGAGTTAGTGGTAAAAGTGATAGTACTTAAAAATTGTATCAAACTATGGAAAATGGTCAAGTTGAAACACGACGATGGTACGATGAGCAGAAAGAGCAATAAGAAAGTAGAGCGCAAACAGTGTGTGGTTGTACCGTTGTGCAAAGAAACTCTTGTAAGAGACGAGAAAAGACACAGGACAACAATGGGGAATGAAAAGAGGAAAAGCTAATACAATTAAAATAGAGAGTGGTTGTAAGAAATGGAAACTACTTAATAATACCCTCcctcaacacacacagccacccGTATCATAATGTAGCTATATATTATTATTCggataaataaattaaacgagAGTAACACATGTTAACTGGCTGCTGCAAAGAGGCGAATGAAAAAGAGCAAACAAGTgagaatagaagaaaaaaaaaacaaacaattctcTTCACACCCCCGAGAGGCGATCGCTTATATTTTTCTCCCATTTGCACAACGTATTGTTGTGCCACATTCGTATGGCGGCagtaaaagaaaggaaaatataCTATTaacaataattataatatCCCCAGAATGCTGAAGGCAGtaggagagcgagagagagagagagcaagcgaACTGAAAGGCAAAAGAAAAGAGGATAAaggaaaattataaataaatgtaCGATACATTATTGTAGCTTTGCTCTGTGTGCCCTGTGATGCTTTAGGTTTGTGATAAACGTGAGTTAAAAGGAAAGAACACGAGAcgctcgttttgttttaaatgtttttctttcttttttttttattcattttcttgCGATTTGTCATAGATCGGAAATAGAAGTTGATTAAAAACTAGATAAAAACGCTTAATATCAATAGCGCGCGTGGTGTTGTTTGACTGGGTTGTTTCGTATTTTACTTTTACTGGTAAAACGATCTATCGACGCTCACACTCACTCGCTCGATACATTCAAACGGTTCGCACAAACGAAACGCTTGTGGAAGATATCTCTCTTTTTCGTCTATTAACTTCTCTCCTTCCCCCCATCTCCGTTTGCCACATTCGTTACGTCTTTGAGCACTAAATTCGGTAAAAAACGATTAAAAACGCATCACTACGGAACtgtctgtactgttgtatgtgCTTGGTTCTTGCTGAGATTCTTGGGCTCTGTGTGCTTATGGGGTTTGAAGCAATCAAAAGTATTTGATCTGTAGTTTTGATTATGTGATTCAGAAGggtttaaaaaacacacacagacgcacacacacgctaaaCCATTGTGATGCTCTGTGTAGCTAGTTATCTCTCTACATATATATGTATCTTTTTTCTATAAAGCTCTTTCTAATTACTTGAAATCGATctgttttgaaaaacaaatggaATCGCTACTTCTTATAAAACCGTTCGAAGGAAGGGACtgttcgttttttcttcagttcAGTAAAATCGGATTCCTTTAATAAGATATATCGCGCTGTGTATTATTAGCATATCGGCATATCATGGGCGAGAAACGCTCTATAAAAAATCGAAATACACGATTCCTACAATCTATGCGCGATCGCAATCTACTATAGAATTATGTGTGCggtacgtttttgttttgcttcttgttTGCTAACAAGTTTTCTCCTTCCCCCTTGCCCTTCGATCGTATCTAATTGTGAACATTTTGATTCCGTGTACACTCTCTAAATGCTGCGACTCCACTCCACGACAAGCGCGACAACGCAACACACAAATAAGCAACAATATGCACGGTCAGAAAACTAAACTTAAACACGCTGCTACCaattgagcaaataaattatcAACGTCAACAACAAATATAGGCGCGAACACGATCGAGCaccgaaaaacaacacaacaaccgttTGCCGTTCCTCCGGCTCCTTTTCTCCTGCTGTGCTAGGGTGGGGAGGCTGGGTTGAAACGCAACGGCACTAAACGGAATGCGAACTCTACTCGGTTTATAACCGATGGCGCAATTATGAGTGGTTCGTTTGATTACAAAGCGCGTACACAAGGGATAATAGTGAACCGTCGTCGTCAGCGTGTAACACACAAAACGAGAACTCGAGCAACGGAAAAAACGCGAAAAACGCAGCTAAGCTTTGCTCGTATTAGGTGATGCAGCGTCTCGAGGCTGTCTTTTGGCGGTCGAAATAGTGCCCCAATGCTTAACATAAGTGGAGAGAACTTATCTTCATCTATTACTCCACCCTTTCCTTTCCCTGCTATATTCGATCGTTCATCCTGATCGATCCGATTCGATTGATATTCGACGCCCGACTCATCCGCTTTCATCACGTATTTTTTTCCGTTTATAAAACCAATTGTCCTCATTTTCGCGTTCCATCATATCATGgctgtgtgtgcctgtgtgtctCTTGATTTCGAATCCCTTGCGGCGGCCACCAGTCTTCCAGCTAAAGTCCGCTCCGCCCATgccatccccccccccatacaATGGGTCGGCACGGTCGGCACTcacgtcctttttttttttttggaaaacctTAGGCCTCGAAAAATCAGTTCTCGTACTCCTGGTAGTGGAAGGTGTACCGCGGCTGGAACTCTTCCGTTAGCCGCTCCGGTTCCGTCACCGGCAGATGGCACACCTTGTTGTGGCAAATGTAGGCCGTCGGCATGTTCTTCACCATCTTGAAGTTGTCGAGCGATTTGCGCCGCCGCACGATGTGCGCCGGCTGATCGATCTTCAGCTGCACGATGATCATGCCGGGGATGTAGAACTCGCGCACCCCATCGACCAGGGCGGTTGCTTCGGGGCTTTCCGGACCGACGACAATCAGCGTGTTGCGGCCCTGCTCTTCGAGCAGTGCGGCTGACATCATCTCCGGCAGCACGTACCCGAAGTGGGCCGTGTGTGCGAAATAGTCAAACAGCGTGCGTGCTTTCTCTTTCAGCCGCTCCTCCTCGAAATAGTCGCTCAGGAGGAGTAGGTTGTGGGCGGCAACACTGTTACCGCACGGTTCGGCACCATCGTGATCTGAAGGGGGAGAGAGAATAATCGATTAATTCCGATTCAGTGCGGAACTGTCTGAGGCGATTCATACCTTCCTTCAATCGAACGGCCACGTTTGGAGAGTTGGCCTCCGAGTAGAAGTAAGCCCCGTGCTTCGTGTCCCAGAACAGCTCATCCTGGATGTCCTGTAGCTCCTTCGCCCAGTGCAGAGCGTGCTCGTCCAACGATGCCACGTAGTAATCGATCAGTCCCTTGATCAGGAAGGCATAATCGTCGATGAATCCGTAAATGGGACGCTCACTAAAAGAACCGGGCAAACCAGTGAAATTTCATCCTCGAATTTGCGAATAATTCAACTTACGAAGCCAACGACTCTTCTGCCCCACCGTAGCACGATCGCAACAGCTTTCTCGCCTGCACATCGTACAGATTCGCTCGAATGAACTTCACCAGCGCTTCCGCCGTCGCCAGATACTCGCTCCTTCCCGGTGCATCCTTCACGCAAGCCAGCTGCGACAGCCCGGAAAGCACGAGCCCGTTCCAGGCGCACAGTATCTTCGTGTCCAGATGTGGCCTCGGTCGCTTATCGCGCACCTCGTGCAGCAGCTCATTGCCCGTCTTCAGGATACGCTCGACGATTTCCACCGTCGTGTTGAACTTCTCCGCCGTCTCCCGCACCGAACCGTACACGATCAGGATGTTCTTCCCGAGCAGATGTCCGTGCGGATCGCTGCTCGGTTTCACGTTGCCCTCCTCCTTCACGTCGTAGTGCGCAGCATACACGGCCACCGGATCAACGCCGCCCAGTTCGCCAAACTTCTCCCCATTCGCGCCCAATAGCTCCTTCACTTCATCGTACGTCCACGCGTAAAAGGCACCCTCGATCTTTTCCTCACTCTCCGCCGTCGGTAGCGAATCGGCATCCTCTCCGCTGTAAAAACCGCCAGCCGGATGGCGCAGGTCCTTGCAAAGGTATCGATAGATGGCGTCCGCCACCGCCAGATAGGAGGGCTTCTTGGTCAACCGGTACCCGTTGGCGTACAGGGACAGCAGCTGGCCCTGATCGTACAGCATCTTCTCGAAGTGTGGCACGTGCCACTTCTTGTCCACGGAGTAGCGCGCGAAGCCACCGAACACGTGGTCGTGTATGCCACCAGCGGCCATCTTGTCCAGCGTGTTCAGCACCACTCCCAGCACCTTGTGCTTCGGTTCCTGCACGTGCAGGTGGAACATTAGGTTCAGCTTGGACGCTTCCGGGAACTTTGGCGCACCGAGTGAACCACCCCAAACCATATCGTAATTGCGCTGGTACATGTTGACCGCCTGCCTGAACTTCGCTTCCAGCGTTTCCATGTTGGTCGCATCTTCCACCTCATCCGCCCGCTTGTGATCGACGTTGCGCCGGATCGCCTCAATCACCGACCGGCCCGTCGTCACGAGATCGTCCTTATCCGTGGACCACTTGCTGGCCAGCTTCGTCAGTACGGTCGTGAAGCCGGGCATGCCCCACCGATCGTTCGGCGGAAAGTACGTCCCTCCCGTCACGGGGGCCAGATCCGGCGTTAGCCACACCGACATGGGCCACCCGCCCGAACCATTAATCAGCAGAATGAACATCATGTACAGCTTGTCAATGTCCGGCCGCTCTTCCCGGTCCACCTTGATGTTGATGAAGTGTTCGTTCATGATTTTGGCCACCTCCTCGTTCTCGAACGACTCCTTCTCCATCACGTGGCACCAGTGGCAGGTGCTGTAGCCGACCGACAGGAAGATGAGCTTGTTTTCCGCTCGTGCCCGCTGGATCGCCTCCTCGCCCCACGGGTACCATTCTACCGGATTGTGAGCGTGCTGTAGCAGGTAGGGCGATTTCTCCTGCTTCAATCGGTTGGTAAACTTTGGTTCCGTACCGCTCGAGTTGGCCGCCATTGTTGCCTGGCCCGACTGGGGTGGTGCTTTCGAATGGTTCGAGCAGGAGCTGTGGCGACGATGTGAGTGCAGCAGCGCGTTGCATAATGCCATCAAGTAGTGCCCCATTTTCGTCATAGTtttcgtgtgagtgtgtgttgattAGTTTCGGCCCGATCACGGGACGAGGGAGGGcaagataaaaaacaaaaagaaagggaCAAGCAGTTAAGATTAGGCATGAAAAATCGATAGCCGTCACGTCAATCAGACACACACGGCTGCTGGCGCAGTAGGCATTGGGGTATGGGAAGGTCTTACCGTACTTGCGTTGATGATGCTAGCGGATGATGGGGGGAAGGTTGATGCTGTGGTGAGGCCGGTGGAGAAGGAAGCGGGTGGTGGAGCAGTAGCGGGGAGCTGGCGGAAAACGAGCAGCAGTCAACCGACGGTGTGTGCAGACCGAGCGGGCTGCTCCCGAGACTGCCGCCGGCACGGGGTACTTTGCGCAGATGTCCGGTGGACGACGACGTGCAGCAACGCAGATAGTTCGCTAGCGGGATTCTGCCAACGCTATGCAACATAGCATAGACtccactggtggtggtgctggcccGTGATTAGTTCCTAGTTCCGAGTGCGGGGCAGGCAAGCAGGCGCGTTACACACTGTGACACACCAAACGAACACGCCACCACACACAGGCAATGCTGGTATCGATTGTTTtgtggctgctgttgctgctcgtGCTAACAATCCGcgagacgtgtgtgtgtgtgttcaggtATGTGAAAGGCTTTTGGAAAACAACGTATCGAGCGAGATCGTTTTCACTAAGAGAGTATTTAACACCAACGACTGCACTTGGTCGCCATACGCACTGGCTACTTACGGCAaattttgcacaattaaatTGCGAATTGCACCTTGCGACACGATTTTGGTTGcgaattttgtgtgttttttattgtgttgTCAAAATAGCCCTCCCCCCTCTCCACCTTTTCCGTCTGATTTTCGTGCGAGCGTATAAACAGGTTCAGTTCTTGAAATTTAGCAGCCCTCCAACAGTCGGCTGGATGACAAAGCAGGCAAACGAAAGGGAAAACGGTTTATTTGAACTGTAATTTACCAAACTTTAAATTCAAGGATGATTTTACATGGTTTGAAATGTTCATCATTCTAAAGCGTTATTTCATGATCTAATGATTTAAATATGCTTAATATCCTGTATAAAATTACCGAGCTTTAGTTCAAAACTCTGgtgttgaatgaaatgaaaagtgtTACCGATCCTCACATGGCCGGGTCTGGTTCAATTTTAATGTAATTTTGAACGACAATAATCCGATAATCATTTTAAAACTATAAAGATACCTGATCGAAGAGGGTAGACCATAAGTTAAGCGGAGCTTAAATAATGCTCCAACAGTTAACACATTtctccacacaaaaaaaaagatcacttCTGGAAGATCTATACACCATTAAATCGATTCAATATTAGCATACAAACTAGATCTTATTTCACAAAAACAACTTCTTCAAACCGGATCCACCATATGCCGGTCGCTCATTGCTATCGCCGACCCGGCTTCTCCGGCAGTACCATCTCCCAAATGCGCGCTCGCTACCACGAAAAGAACGAATTTGAACCAATGGCACCACCCCACCCCCGCCTGAATGCCGTTCCCTTGACTTTGCACGAACCATTTGGATAGAAATCTAATTAGCATAAAATATTGCACCCAGCGTGTGGCCCACCACGTCATGCAGCAGAAGATGCTGCCGTTAGAGGTCTGCTGATTCGGCTGGTTCGATTCTACCACCGAACAATCTGGTCGTTGGCCATGGCCAAGGGGAAAGCCATCACCTTTGGTGCGAAGCACTTTGGCGCTTACCGAATGTAAAAGTGATCGAGTAGGTCGATCGAGCGCTGCTTAGCGatccagtaaaaaaaaaaaaaaacttttagtTTCATCGATCTGCCACACCGTGTGAAAGGTGTGTGGAGCCGATTTTGACCTGGAGCAAAGCCTGGTGCGTGAAGGTGAGGAAATGGTGGCGAGGAACTTTGGTGGCCGATCGAGCTGCCCTTGGCTTGGATCGACCGAAGATATTATGGTAATTTGGTTGAACCCATTGAGCTTCTGTCTCTCCAAAAATAAGactaccacccccccccccccctgccccATTTCTGGCCAACCACCAACGTGTCAACGTGGTTGAGGTAGCATCGCAAGGCCAGCATCAGCGCAAGCAATCAACCCACCATCACCCGAAAAGAGTGATAGAAAGTGGCGAACGAATGTTTCCGCTGAATAGGACCTTGCTCTCCTCGCATGGAGGATTTTACGGCATTCGAAATAGAAATTAGTATCTTGCATCTAAAACTGATTCTATGTTTCCCGATAAATGCTGATAATTTGATGAAAGTGATCTTTCTTCCCATGCAGCCTGTGCCATCGCCTCTTGCAGCATGTGCGATCACTTTGACACCCCTGCTGATAAGCGATCATGCATAGCTAAAGGTTAGAGCTAGCTTGCTCCCGGGGGAATTTCGCCACTAATGTAATGCAAATTAGTGTGTCGTTTGTAATCGTGTTAGTGGAGCTAAACTAAGAGTTTAAGGTCGAGCAAtcgaatggggggggggggggccagTAGATTGAAGATACGGAAATGAACGCCGAGCAGAAGGAAACatagtttgcaaaaaaaaaggtgacgAGTCCCGTATTGCAACATACCGTAAGTGTGGGTTCGTTCCAATGTGAAGACACAACCACTTTTGCGACATCCAAACGAGCTGTGCGTTTGTCAATAGCGTTTTCCAACGTTTCAAGTGTTCCAGCTTCTTCAAGCTGTGGTTTCCCAGCA
This sequence is a window from Anopheles merus strain MAF chromosome 3R, AmerM5.1, whole genome shotgun sequence. Protein-coding genes within it:
- the LOC121598041 gene encoding spermatogenesis-associated protein 20 isoform X1, whose translation is MLHSVGRIPLANYLRCCTSSSTGHLRKVPRAGGSLGSSPLGLHTPSVDCCSFSASSPLLLHHPLPSPPASPQHQPSPHHPLASSTQVRSCSNHSKAPPQSGQATMAANSSGTEPKFTNRLKQEKSPYLLQHAHNPVEWYPWGEEAIQRARAENKLIFLSVGYSTCHWCHVMEKESFENEEVAKIMNEHFINIKVDREERPDIDKLYMMFILLINGSGGWPMSVWLTPDLAPVTGGTYFPPNDRWGMPGFTTVLTKLASKWSTDKDDLVTTGRSVIEAIRRNVDHKRADEVEDATNMETLEAKFRQAVNMYQRNYDMVWGGSLGAPKFPEASKLNLMFHLHVQEPKHKVLGVVLNTLDKMAAGGIHDHVFGGFARYSVDKKWHVPHFEKMLYDQGQLLSLYANGYRLTKKPSYLAVADAIYRYLCKDLRHPAGGFYSGEDADSLPTAESEEKIEGAFYAWTYDEVKELLGANGEKFGELGGVDPVAVYAAHYDVKEEGNVKPSSDPHGHLLGKNILIVYGSVRETAEKFNTTVEIVERILKTGNELLHEVRDKRPRPHLDTKILCAWNGLVLSGLSQLACVKDAPGRSEYLATAEALVKFIRANLYDVQARKLLRSCYGGAEESLASERPIYGFIDDYAFLIKGLIDYYVASLDEHALHWAKELQDIQDELFWDTKHGAYFYSEANSPNVAVRLKEDHDGAEPCGNSVAAHNLLLLSDYFEEERLKEKARTLFDYFAHTAHFGYVLPEMMSAALLEEQGRNTLIVVGPESPEATALVDGVREFYIPGMIIVQLKIDQPAHIVRRRKSLDNFKMVKNMPTAYICHNKVCHLPVTEPERLTEEFQPRYTFHYQEYEN
- the LOC121598041 gene encoding spermatogenesis-associated protein 20 isoform X2 — translated: MAANSSGTEPKFTNRLKQEKSPYLLQHAHNPVEWYPWGEEAIQRARAENKLIFLSVGYSTCHWCHVMEKESFENEEVAKIMNEHFINIKVDREERPDIDKLYMMFILLINGSGGWPMSVWLTPDLAPVTGGTYFPPNDRWGMPGFTTVLTKLASKWSTDKDDLVTTGRSVIEAIRRNVDHKRADEVEDATNMETLEAKFRQAVNMYQRNYDMVWGGSLGAPKFPEASKLNLMFHLHVQEPKHKVLGVVLNTLDKMAAGGIHDHVFGGFARYSVDKKWHVPHFEKMLYDQGQLLSLYANGYRLTKKPSYLAVADAIYRYLCKDLRHPAGGFYSGEDADSLPTAESEEKIEGAFYAWTYDEVKELLGANGEKFGELGGVDPVAVYAAHYDVKEEGNVKPSSDPHGHLLGKNILIVYGSVRETAEKFNTTVEIVERILKTGNELLHEVRDKRPRPHLDTKILCAWNGLVLSGLSQLACVKDAPGRSEYLATAEALVKFIRANLYDVQARKLLRSCYGGAEESLASERPIYGFIDDYAFLIKGLIDYYVASLDEHALHWAKELQDIQDELFWDTKHGAYFYSEANSPNVAVRLKEDHDGAEPCGNSVAAHNLLLLSDYFEEERLKEKARTLFDYFAHTAHFGYVLPEMMSAALLEEQGRNTLIVVGPESPEATALVDGVREFYIPGMIIVQLKIDQPAHIVRRRKSLDNFKMVKNMPTAYICHNKVCHLPVTEPERLTEEFQPRYTFHYQEYEN